The Daucus carota subsp. sativus chromosome 2, DH1 v3.0, whole genome shotgun sequence genome includes a window with the following:
- the LOC135150240 gene encoding uncharacterized protein LOC135150240: protein MVRTKQTARKSTTGYAENCLRAKQRAHSSSVPPPEPIPFSVYADLRLELDTIQGKYDRLMERIEEVYSSDHIMGDGPKEKTISRLESLIQVATSRLEKMPVHRDRSSQLTVQMIADELRSMVKMLREDTTPNIPRTREEETEEEDED, encoded by the exons atggtacgcacaaagcaaacagcacgtaaatcgaccactggctacgcagagaattgtttaagggcgaag cAACGTGCGCACTCATCTTCGGTCCCGCCGCCTGAACCTATTCCCTTTTCTGTCTATGCTGACTTGAGGCTGGAGCTCGACACTATCCAAGGGAAGTATGACAGGCTCATGGAGCGCATTGAGGAGGTTTATTCGAGTGATCATATCATGGGTGACGGACCTAAGGAGAAGACCATCTCTAGGCTTGAGTCATTGATCCAGGTGGCCACATCCAGGTTGGAGAAGATGCCAGTACACCGTGACCGGTCCAGCCAGCTCACTGTGCAGATGATAGCGGATGAACTTAGGAGCATGGTCAAGATGCTGCGTGAGGACACGACCCCTAACATCCCTAGGACCCGTGAGGAGGAGACCGAGGAGGAGGACGAGGACTAG